The Mercurialis annua linkage group LG2, ddMerAnnu1.2, whole genome shotgun sequence genome contains a region encoding:
- the LOC126669550 gene encoding monothiol glutaredoxin-S2 encodes MERVTQLAAERPVVMFSRSTCGMCHAIKTLLVDFGVNPAVHEIDEMVRGKEIEQALARLGSPTLPAVFIGGQLVGGANEIMSLHLNRSLKPMLRRAGALWV; translated from the coding sequence ATGGAGAGAGTGACACAATTGGCAGCAGAGAGACCAGTGGTGATGTTCAGCAGAAGTACTTGCGGAATGTGCCACGCCATCAAGACATTGCTGGTTGATTTTGGGGTTAACCCGGCGGTGCATGAGATTGATGAAATGGTTCGAGGAAAGGAAATAGAGCAAGCCCTAGCTAGACTTGGCTCGCCAACTTTGCCGGCGGTTTTCATCGGCGGTCAGCTTGTTGGTGGTGCTAATGAGATTATGAGTCTTCATCTTAACCGGTCTTTAAAACCTATGCTCAGACGAGCTGGAGCTTTATGGGTATGA
- the LOC126669934 gene encoding monothiol glutaredoxin-S10-like → MDRVAKLASQKAVVIFSKSSCCMCHAIKRLFYEQGVSPAIYELDEDSRGKEMEWALLRIGGNPSVPAVFIGGKFVGSANTVMTLHLNGSLKKLLKEAGALWL, encoded by the coding sequence ATGGATCGCGTAGCGAAGTTGGCGTCGCAAAAAGCGGTGGTGATATTCAGCAAGAGTTCGTGCTGCATGTGCCATGCAATAAAGAGATTGTTCTACGAACAAGGAGTTAGCCCTGCAATTTACGAGCTAGATGAAGATTCAAGAGGTAAAGAAATGGAATGGGCTCTTTTGAGGATCGGAGGGAACCCTTCGGTCCCTGCGGTTTTCATCGGAGGCAAATTTGTTGGCTCTGCTAATACTGTCATGACTCTTCATCTTAATGGCTCCTTGAAGAAATTGCTTAAGGAAGCTGGAGCTTTATGGCTTTAG